The uncultured Flavobacterium sp. genome contains a region encoding:
- a CDS encoding RNA polymerase sigma factor encodes MNITNQNIEELIALCKENNQKAQFEVYNRYCKAMYNVAYRIVKDEHFAQDVMQEGFLKAFTKIKDYKQEVAFGAWLKKIIINYSIDFYKKNNAFQVEDLSKTLYKVEENDSFFSENIDLNSLKVKQVLDTILSLKDNYRMVLTLFYIEGYDQEEICEILNISYANCRTTLSRAKESLRKKLEEI; translated from the coding sequence TTGAACATAACCAACCAAAATATCGAAGAATTAATCGCGCTTTGTAAAGAAAACAATCAAAAGGCTCAATTCGAAGTTTACAACCGTTACTGTAAAGCTATGTATAACGTGGCATACCGTATTGTAAAGGACGAACATTTTGCACAGGACGTCATGCAGGAAGGTTTTTTGAAAGCATTTACAAAAATTAAGGACTACAAGCAAGAAGTTGCTTTTGGAGCGTGGCTAAAAAAAATAATTATCAATTATAGTATTGATTTTTATAAAAAGAATAATGCTTTTCAGGTCGAAGATTTGAGCAAAACACTTTATAAAGTAGAAGAAAATGACAGCTTTTTTTCTGAGAATATTGATCTGAATTCACTTAAGGTGAAACAGGTTTTGGATACTATTTTATCATTAAAAGATAATTATCGTATGGTTTTGACGCTCTTTTATATTGAAGGTTATGATCAGGAAGAGATTTGCGAAATTTTGAATATTAGTTATGCGAATTGCCGGACCACATTAAGCAGGGCTAAAGAAAGTTTAAGAAAAAAATTAGAGGAGATATGA
- a CDS encoding anti-sigma factor, whose translation MKKENDNLDQLFSKFENQWDIQEMNSDHQVDFLNKLNKKQSKKKYWFVTAVAASIVLMLGISFFYKNDKPKEFKFASKETQRTDSIFNILIDNELVKLKEKSTPENEQIISDALKQMKVFDADYAKIIKELQKNGENKQIIYAMISNLQTRISFLQTVLKQIEENENLKNTSDEKTL comes from the coding sequence ATGAAAAAGGAAAATGACAATTTAGATCAATTATTTAGCAAGTTTGAAAATCAATGGGATATTCAGGAAATGAATTCTGATCATCAGGTTGATTTCTTAAATAAATTAAATAAAAAGCAATCCAAAAAAAAATATTGGTTTGTAACGGCTGTTGCAGCTTCAATTGTATTGATGTTAGGAATATCTTTTTTTTATAAAAATGACAAACCAAAAGAGTTCAAGTTTGCCTCTAAAGAAACCCAGCGTACTGATTCTATCTTCAACATTTTAATCGACAACGAATTAGTTAAGCTAAAAGAAAAAAGCACACCTGAAAATGAGCAAATCATTAGCGATGCATTGAAACAAATGAAAGTTTTTGATGCAGATTATGCTAAAATTATTAAAGAGCTTCAAAAAAATGGTGAAAACAAACAAATTATTTACGCCATGATTAGCAACCTGCAAACACGGATTTCTTTTTTGCAAACTGTTTTAAAACAAATTGAAGAAAACGAAAATTTAAAAAACACATCTGATGAGAAAACATTATAA